The Penaeus chinensis breed Huanghai No. 1 chromosome 29, ASM1920278v2, whole genome shotgun sequence genome window below encodes:
- the LOC125040437 gene encoding uncharacterized protein LOC125040437: protein MRLDECRLELSQHTNDNLVLQVRHFQVSPGIRNNTYTLYMLQEERNKCIGAVQKVANMINRRDPKIHHDVRLSVFVLAEVVDNVPNPQRISGARPSPRVAGVEAWWWACATAVVLAAFGREHTSLGGKLCHL, encoded by the exons ATGCGATTG GACGAGTGTCGACTGGAGCTGTCGCAACACACGAACGACAACCTAGTGCTTCAAGTGCGTCATTTCCAGGTGTCGCCAGGCATTCGCAACAACACCTATACGCTGTACATGCTGCAGGAGGAACGG AACAAGTGCATCGGCGCCGTGCAGAAGGTGGCGAACATGATCAATCGCCGCGACCCCAAGATCCACCACGACGTGCGCCTGTCCGTCTTCGTGCTCGCCGAGGTGGTAGACAACGTGCCCAACCCGCAGAGGATCAGCGGCGCGCGCCCTTCACCTCGCGTCGCGGGCGTAGAGGCCTGGTGGTGGGCGTGCGCGACTGCCGTGGTCCTGGCGGCGTTCGGGAGAGAGCACACGAGCCTAGGAGGGAAGCTCTGCCACTTGTGA